The proteins below are encoded in one region of Aquisphaera giovannonii:
- the hemQ gene encoding hydrogen peroxide-dependent heme synthase, with translation MSHETSNPAAPGAQAASGTPASPHGRRPGPSQQVAASLVPETGWHFLHLFYRVDRERLRGLTAEEREAGRRQLVAALGARQPGAVDQLQGFAVPGHKADFGVVLAGPDLKAVHGIQTAIQSSALGPAIVPTYSFYSLTEVSEYVPDAEEYGRILREREDADPESPSYKAKVAAYAERLGPMNRHRLYPDFPDWPCLCFYPMSKMRSGDQNWYLLPFEERSELMAQHGRSGMKFAGRVSQVITASTGIDDWEWGVTLWARNPSYLKEIVYTMRYDESSAKYALFGDFYFGYILPPEELLEAVKL, from the coding sequence ATGTCGCATGAAACGTCGAACCCGGCCGCCCCCGGGGCGCAGGCCGCCTCGGGGACGCCGGCGTCGCCGCACGGCCGCCGCCCCGGCCCGTCCCAGCAGGTCGCCGCCTCGCTCGTGCCCGAGACCGGCTGGCATTTCCTGCACCTCTTCTACCGCGTCGATCGCGAACGCCTCCGGGGCCTGACGGCCGAGGAGCGGGAGGCCGGCCGCCGGCAGCTCGTCGCCGCCCTGGGGGCCAGGCAGCCCGGCGCCGTCGATCAGCTCCAGGGCTTCGCGGTCCCGGGCCACAAGGCGGATTTCGGCGTCGTCCTCGCCGGCCCCGACCTGAAGGCGGTCCACGGGATCCAGACGGCCATCCAGTCCTCCGCGCTGGGGCCGGCGATCGTGCCGACCTACTCCTTCTACTCGCTCACCGAGGTCTCCGAGTACGTGCCGGACGCCGAGGAGTACGGGCGGATCCTCCGGGAGCGGGAGGACGCCGACCCCGAGAGCCCCTCCTACAAGGCCAAGGTGGCCGCCTACGCCGAGCGGCTGGGGCCCATGAACCGTCACCGCCTCTACCCGGATTTCCCGGACTGGCCCTGCCTCTGCTTCTACCCCATGAGCAAGATGCGCAGCGGCGACCAGAACTGGTATCTGCTGCCGTTCGAGGAGCGGTCGGAGCTGATGGCCCAGCACGGCCGCAGCGGCATGAAGTTCGCCGGCAGGGTCTCGCAGGTCATCACCGCCTCCACGGGCATCGACGACTGGGAGTGGGGCGTGACCCTCTGGGCCCGGAATCCGTCGTATCTCAAGGAGATCGTGTACACGATGCGGTACGACGAGAGCTCCGCGAAGTACGCCCTCTTCGGCGACTTCTACTTCGGCTACATCCTCCCGCCCGAGGAGCTCCTGGAGGCGGTGAAGCTGTGA
- a CDS encoding Maf family protein, producing the protein MSRDAGTPPGGAPELVLASTSPYRRALLARLGVPFRCVPPPFDEAAYPREGLTPAALAGRLAEGKARSVAALEPAATVIGSDQLATIDGEVLGKPLTRERAAEQLERLSGRTHELITALVVVSPLGERRHVDRTRLTMRGLDRAAIERYVARDMPLDCAGSYKLEQRGIALFESIESEDHAAIVGLPLIRLVTILRDLGHEIP; encoded by the coding sequence GTGAGCCGGGACGCGGGCACGCCGCCGGGTGGGGCCCCCGAGCTGGTGCTCGCCAGCACGTCCCCGTATCGCCGCGCCCTGCTGGCGAGGCTGGGGGTGCCTTTCCGCTGCGTGCCGCCCCCGTTCGACGAGGCGGCGTACCCTCGCGAGGGCCTCACCCCCGCGGCCCTGGCGGGGCGACTGGCGGAGGGCAAGGCCCGGAGCGTGGCGGCCCTCGAGCCGGCCGCGACGGTCATCGGCTCGGACCAGCTCGCGACGATCGACGGCGAGGTCCTGGGCAAGCCCCTCACGCGCGAGCGCGCGGCGGAGCAGCTCGAGAGGCTCTCGGGGCGCACCCACGAGCTGATCACCGCCCTCGTCGTCGTCTCGCCCCTCGGCGAGCGACGGCACGTGGACCGCACGCGGCTGACTATGCGCGGGCTGGACCGCGCGGCGATCGAGCGGTACGTCGCGCGGGACATGCCCCTGGATTGCGCCGGGAGCTACAAGCTGGAGCAGCGCGGCATTGCGCTGTTCGAGTCGATCGAGAGCGAGGACCATGCGGCGATCGTCGGGCTGCCCCTGATCCGGCTCGTCACGATCCTCCGGGACCTCGGCCACGAGATCCCGTGA
- a CDS encoding response regulator, with product MPPQQRTILLVDDDHEIIESMRTVLENKGYRILVARDGNSGLMVAERENPDLLILDMMMPKKSGFLVLEKLKSRPGGLIPTIMITGNEGSRHRAYAEMLGVRDYIRKPFAMEKLVRSIDRVLGVKPRDYPDDEA from the coding sequence ATGCCTCCTCAACAGCGAACCATCCTCCTCGTGGATGATGATCACGAGATCATCGAATCCATGCGTACCGTCCTGGAGAACAAGGGCTATCGCATCCTCGTCGCCCGGGACGGCAACTCCGGGCTGATGGTGGCCGAGCGCGAGAATCCGGACCTGCTCATCCTGGACATGATGATGCCCAAGAAGAGCGGCTTCCTCGTCCTCGAGAAGCTCAAGAGCCGGCCGGGCGGGCTGATCCCGACCATCATGATCACCGGCAACGAGGGGAGCCGCCACCGGGCCTATGCGGAGATGCTGGGGGTCCGCGACTACATCCGCAAGCCGTTCGCCATGGAGAAGCTCGTCCGCTCCATCGACCGCGTGCTCGGCGTCAAGCCCCGCGACTACCCGGACGACGAGGCGTGA
- a CDS encoding BON domain-containing protein, with product MVGLFAATASMAFGQDATTNPNQATADSVAGALRASRALSGSRIEIDAQDGMVSLSGTLASPALKAEAIGRAQRVAGVRGVVDRIRVADQTVRPVQYQPQLAMGHHHGGGMVMSPDTAGTTYPGPAMGGPGMGAPAGGFVNDGGPLPEGPAGGIGGGTGAAPNAPNYAWPSYAPYPNFSAVGYPTAYPWQAWPNIGPFYPYPEVPLDWRAVTLRWDDGIWWLDFKKHYTRPFFTPYPFGLFAY from the coding sequence GTGGTCGGTCTATTCGCCGCGACGGCCTCGATGGCGTTCGGGCAGGACGCGACGACCAATCCGAACCAGGCGACGGCCGACTCGGTCGCCGGTGCCCTCCGGGCGAGCCGGGCCCTCTCGGGCTCGCGGATCGAGATCGACGCCCAGGACGGCATGGTGAGCCTCTCCGGCACCCTGGCCTCCCCGGCCCTGAAGGCCGAGGCCATCGGCCGCGCCCAGCGCGTGGCGGGCGTCCGCGGCGTCGTCGATCGCATCCGCGTCGCCGACCAGACGGTGCGGCCGGTCCAGTACCAGCCGCAGCTCGCCATGGGGCACCACCACGGCGGCGGCATGGTCATGAGCCCCGACACGGCCGGCACCACCTACCCCGGCCCCGCGATGGGCGGCCCGGGCATGGGCGCCCCGGCGGGCGGCTTCGTGAATGACGGCGGCCCGCTCCCCGAGGGCCCGGCCGGAGGCATCGGCGGCGGCACGGGCGCGGCCCCCAACGCCCCGAACTACGCCTGGCCGAGCTATGCCCCGTACCCCAACTTCTCCGCCGTCGGCTATCCGACCGCCTACCCCTGGCAGGCCTGGCCGAACATCGGCCCCTTCTACCCCTACCCGGAAGTCCCCCTCGACTGGCGTGCGGTGACCCTCCGCTGGGACGACGGGATCTGGTGGCTGGACTTCAAGAAGCACTACACCCGGCCGTTCTTCACCCCCTACCCGTTCGGCCTCTTCGCCTACTGA
- a CDS encoding plasmid pRiA4b ORF-3 family protein, whose amino-acid sequence MKRPEFTPGHESILRAQVITEGQPGAVLHDFAAVLDALGPDGVEAAGKHHLLPIKLIPQLDAKLAHPLKLAQQRPQVRSHPYIQALNLLLRASGLSKLDGKGQKARLVLDAEAKMQWDQLNPTERYFNLLEAAFRIGRGEMVGEDRRADEGLLLPCLAAWAEFPQAGWSPRKPKPEQSYPFPIYGRWYLLALMDLFGLVEVTQPRGKVERWYPGRVRHTPFGDAVMPLLFPVAWADLFPLFDATGTGGDRAVGDDEPGRGLHQPPPPGGSQMSLDVDGTSEGGEDEGETLEGGEVEAEHGEEGPRLGEWQPIFVPYFPEWRRNLTPPAREVRDGTLVFRVSHRAMWRLIAIPSGARLDSLAAAILDSIGFDHDHLYEFVYTDGFGASRRIYHHAMEEAPSADSVAVGRLPLDPGDRMIFHYDFGDDWEFAVELERIDPPGKSERARVLQKQGKSPAQYGGDDWS is encoded by the coding sequence ATGAAGAGGCCCGAGTTCACCCCCGGTCACGAGTCGATCCTCCGGGCACAGGTCATCACCGAGGGCCAGCCGGGTGCGGTCCTGCACGACTTCGCCGCGGTCCTGGACGCGCTGGGGCCCGACGGCGTGGAGGCGGCCGGCAAACATCACCTCCTCCCCATCAAGCTCATCCCTCAGCTCGACGCGAAGCTGGCCCACCCTTTGAAACTTGCCCAGCAGCGGCCGCAGGTCCGCTCGCATCCGTACATCCAGGCCCTGAACCTGCTCCTGCGGGCCTCGGGACTGTCGAAGCTGGATGGGAAAGGCCAGAAGGCGCGGCTGGTCCTGGATGCCGAGGCGAAGATGCAATGGGATCAGCTCAATCCGACCGAGCGCTACTTCAACCTCCTCGAGGCCGCGTTCCGGATCGGACGCGGCGAGATGGTGGGCGAGGATCGGCGAGCTGACGAGGGCCTCCTCTTGCCGTGCCTGGCGGCCTGGGCCGAGTTCCCTCAGGCGGGCTGGTCCCCGCGAAAGCCGAAGCCGGAGCAGAGCTATCCGTTCCCGATCTACGGGCGCTGGTACCTTCTCGCCCTCATGGACCTCTTCGGGCTCGTCGAGGTCACTCAACCGCGGGGCAAGGTCGAGAGGTGGTATCCGGGACGCGTGCGGCACACCCCCTTCGGCGATGCCGTGATGCCCCTGCTGTTCCCCGTGGCGTGGGCCGACCTCTTCCCGCTGTTCGATGCGACGGGGACCGGAGGCGACCGCGCGGTGGGTGACGACGAGCCGGGCCGCGGGCTCCATCAACCGCCGCCGCCCGGCGGATCCCAGATGTCCCTGGACGTCGACGGGACGTCGGAAGGAGGGGAGGACGAGGGCGAAACGCTCGAGGGCGGGGAAGTCGAGGCCGAGCATGGAGAGGAAGGGCCCCGCCTCGGCGAGTGGCAGCCGATCTTCGTCCCCTACTTCCCCGAATGGCGTCGGAATCTGACCCCGCCGGCGAGGGAAGTCCGCGACGGGACGCTCGTCTTCCGCGTCAGCCACCGCGCGATGTGGAGGCTCATCGCGATCCCGTCGGGGGCGAGGCTCGACTCCCTCGCGGCCGCGATCCTCGACTCGATCGGATTCGACCACGATCATCTCTACGAGTTCGTGTACACGGACGGCTTCGGCGCGTCGAGGCGCATCTACCACCACGCGATGGAGGAGGCTCCCTCCGCGGACAGCGTCGCCGTCGGCAGGCTGCCGCTCGATCCGGGCGATCGCATGATCTTCCACTATGATTTCGGCGACGACTGGGAGTTCGCGGTCGAGCTCGAACGCATCGACCCGCCCGGCAAGTCCGAGCGTGCCAGGGTGCTGCAGAAGCAAGGCAAGTCGCCGGCGCAGTATGGCGGCGACGACTGGTCCTGA